A single genomic interval of Eurosta solidaginis isolate ZX-2024a chromosome 3, ASM4086904v1, whole genome shotgun sequence harbors:
- the LOC137244151 gene encoding uncharacterized protein: MDMEVDEAAPKPTIRSAVTVPRARATPTAAPRNTASRATGPPDQSPRPASQRPNIAATPQTPQRDPVVAHGVRCPLCRRQHALRLCAIFRGMQPLQRQQVAQAHGHCLNCLALWHATTECTSSTLCQLCDRPHHTLPHRTSRRNVAVVPSPRNNVRQRPRTHHQPQAPLPYWQQNQHPRQWTHPGARYRPQASHRRPSTTQRSRRPSGLSNVVATLQQLQRLLG, encoded by the coding sequence ATGGACATGGAAGTGGATGAAGCCGCCCCAAAACCCACCATCCGCTCAGCGGTTACCGTTCCCCGAGCACGCGCAACCCCGACAGCAGCGCCGCGCAACACTGCATCCCGAGCAACGGGCCCACCGGACCAAAGTCCTCGTCCTGCATCGCAGAGGCCTAACATAGCGGCCACTCCGCAAACGCCACAAAGGGATCCGGTAGTGGCACATGGCGTGCGCTGCCCACTCTGCCGCCGCCAACATGCGCTACGCCTATGCGCAATATTTCGTGGCATGCAACCGCTTCAACGGCAGCAGGTGGCACAAGCGCACGGTCATTGCCTAAATTGCTTGGCATTGTGGCATGCAACGACGGAGTGTACCTCCAGCACATTATGCCAACTGTGTGACAGGCCACACCATACCCTGCCCCACCGGACATCAAGGCGAAACGTCGCCGTCGTGCCATCACCACGCAACAACGTGCGTCAACGGCCACGCACTCATCATCAACCACAAGCACCACTTCCCTATTGGCAGCAGAACCAGCATCCAAGGCAGTGGACCCACCCAGGGGCCCGCTATCGCCCTCAAGCATCACATCGTCGACCATCAACCACGCAGCGCAGCCGTCGCCCATCAGGGCTAAGTAACGTCGTGGCAACCCTGCAGCAGCTACAACGATTGCTAGGCTGA